In the genome of Apodemus sylvaticus chromosome 2, mApoSyl1.1, whole genome shotgun sequence, one region contains:
- the Klhl42 gene encoding kelch-like protein 42 isoform X2, whose product MGARFPRRAAHNRPYLGLQGDLPPLASWLLHSLGRTHTDTGIKDSEGPFTRRVCDAPHRQGRARGPRRRKEGSASAGPAQRRPSARGRSLSGRAAGAAAQPCRPRRWCRSAWKTAATRYEETTERWFPLANNLPPDLVNVRGYGSAILDNYLFIVGGYRITSQEISAAHSYNPTTNEWLQVASMNQKRSNFKLVAVNSKLYAIGGQAVSNVECYNPEQDAWNFVAPLPNPLAEFSACECKGKIYVIGGYTTRDRNMNILQYCPSADLWTLFETCDVHIRKQQMVSVEETIYIVGGCLHELGPNRRSSQSEDMLTVQSYNTVTRQWLYLKENTSKSGLNLTCALHNDGIYIMSRDVTLSTSLEHRVFLKYNIFADSWEAFRRFPAFGHNLLISSLYLPNKAET is encoded by the exons ATGGGAGCTCGGTTTCCTcgtagggcagctcacaaccgccCTTACCTCGGGCTGCAGGGCGATCTGCCACCTTTGGCTTCTTGGCTCCTGCATTCACTTGGACGaacccacacagacacagggaTTAAAGACTCAGAGGGGCCGTTTACTCGGAGGGTGTGTGACGCACCACACCGGCAAGGCAGAGCCCGCGGCCCGCGGAGGCGGAAGGAAGGAAGCGCGAGCGCAGGCCCGGCACAGCGGAGGCCGAGCGCCCGGGGGAGGAGCCTGAGCGGCCGGGCAGCGGGCGCAGCGGCCCAACCATGTCGGCCGAGGAGATGGTGCAGATCCGCCTGGAAGACCGCTGCTACCCG GTATGAGGAGACCACGGAGCGCTGGTTCCCCCTGGCTAACAACCTGCCCCCCGACCTGGTGAACGTCAGGGGCTATGGCTCAGCCATCTTGGACAACTACCTCTTCATCGTGGGTGGTTACAGGATCACCAGCCAGGAGATCTCTGCTGCACACTCCTACAATCCCACCACCAACGAGTGGCTGCAGGTAGCCTCCATGAACCAGAAGAG ATCTAACTTCAAACTTGTGGCGGTCAATTCAAAGCTCTACGCCATTGGCGGGCAGGCCGTTTCTAACGTGGAGTGCTACAACCCCGAGCAAGATGCGTGGAATTTTGTGGCTCCCCTGCCAAACCCTCTGGCAGAGTTCTCTGCCTGCGAGTGCAAGGGGAAGATTTATGTCATTGGTGGATATACCACCCGAG ATCGCAACATGAACATCCTGCAGTACTGCCCGTCCGCTGACCTCTGGACGCTGTTTGAGACCTGTGACGTGCACATCCGCAAGCAGCAGATGGTGTCCGTGGAGGAGACCATCTACATCGTGGGTGGCTGTCTCCATGAGCTGGGGCCCAACCGCAGGAGCAGCCAGAGCGAGGACATGCTCACCGTGCAGTCCTACAACACGGTCACTCGGCAGTGGCTCTACCTGAAGGAGAACACGTCCAAATCGGGCCTGAACTTGACGTGCGCACTGCACAATGATGGCATCTACATCATGAGCAGGGACGTCACCCTGTCCACCAGCTTGGAGCACCGAGTGTTTCTCAAGTACAACATCTTCGCCGACAGCTGGGAAGCCTTCCGGCGGTTCCCAGCCTTCGGGCATAACTTGTTGATCTCCTCTCTCTATCTGCCCAATAAAGCAGAGACCTGA
- the Klhl42 gene encoding kelch-like protein 42 isoform X1 — translation MSAEEMVQIRLEDRCYPVSKSKLIEQSDYFRALYRSGMREAVRPEVGPEVQQLRGLSAPGLRLVLDFINAGGAREGWGLSEDELAEASVLSEMVEAASFLQVTALLRLLLSHVRLGNCLELYRLAQVYGLPDLQDACLRFMVLRFHQVLCQPQFPLLLSPPQAPGDSSLKQRLREARMRGTPVLVALGDFLGGPLAPHPYQGEPPSMLRYEETTERWFPLANNLPPDLVNVRGYGSAILDNYLFIVGGYRITSQEISAAHSYNPTTNEWLQVASMNQKRSNFKLVAVNSKLYAIGGQAVSNVECYNPEQDAWNFVAPLPNPLAEFSACECKGKIYVIGGYTTRDRNMNILQYCPSADLWTLFETCDVHIRKQQMVSVEETIYIVGGCLHELGPNRRSSQSEDMLTVQSYNTVTRQWLYLKENTSKSGLNLTCALHNDGIYIMSRDVTLSTSLEHRVFLKYNIFADSWEAFRRFPAFGHNLLISSLYLPNKAET, via the exons ATGTCGGCCGAGGAGATGGTGCAGATCCGCCTGGAAGACCGCTGCTACCCGGTGAGCAAGAGCAAGCTGATCGAACAGAGCGACTACTTCCGTGCGCTCTACCGCTCCGGCATGCGCGAGGCCGTGCGGCCCGAGGTGGGCCCGGAGGTGCAGCAGCTGCGCGGCCTGAGCGCTCCGGGCCTGCGGCTGGTGCTGGACTTCATCAACGCGGGCGGCGCGCGCGAGGGCTGGGGCCTGAGCGAGGACGAGCTGGCCGAGGCTAGTGTGCTGTCCGAGATGGTGGAGGCCGCGTCCTTTCTGCAGGTCACGGCGCTACTGCGCTTGCTGCTGTCGCATGTGCGTCTGGGCAACTGCCTGGAGCTTTACCGCCTGGCGCAGGTGTACGGGCTGCCCGACCTGCAGGACGCCTGCCTGCGCTTCATGGTGCTGCGCTTCCACCAGGTGTTGTGTCAGCCGCAATTCCCGCTACTGTTGTCGCCGCCGCAGGCCCCCGGGGACTCTAGCTTgaagcagaggctgagggaggcCCGCATGCGCGGGACCCCTGTCCTGGTGGCCCTGGGGGACTTCCTCGGGGGACCCCTGGCCCCGCACCCATATCAGGGGGAACCCCCGTCCATGCTTAGGTATGAGGAGACCACGGAGCGCTGGTTCCCCCTGGCTAACAACCTGCCCCCCGACCTGGTGAACGTCAGGGGCTATGGCTCAGCCATCTTGGACAACTACCTCTTCATCGTGGGTGGTTACAGGATCACCAGCCAGGAGATCTCTGCTGCACACTCCTACAATCCCACCACCAACGAGTGGCTGCAGGTAGCCTCCATGAACCAGAAGAG ATCTAACTTCAAACTTGTGGCGGTCAATTCAAAGCTCTACGCCATTGGCGGGCAGGCCGTTTCTAACGTGGAGTGCTACAACCCCGAGCAAGATGCGTGGAATTTTGTGGCTCCCCTGCCAAACCCTCTGGCAGAGTTCTCTGCCTGCGAGTGCAAGGGGAAGATTTATGTCATTGGTGGATATACCACCCGAG ATCGCAACATGAACATCCTGCAGTACTGCCCGTCCGCTGACCTCTGGACGCTGTTTGAGACCTGTGACGTGCACATCCGCAAGCAGCAGATGGTGTCCGTGGAGGAGACCATCTACATCGTGGGTGGCTGTCTCCATGAGCTGGGGCCCAACCGCAGGAGCAGCCAGAGCGAGGACATGCTCACCGTGCAGTCCTACAACACGGTCACTCGGCAGTGGCTCTACCTGAAGGAGAACACGTCCAAATCGGGCCTGAACTTGACGTGCGCACTGCACAATGATGGCATCTACATCATGAGCAGGGACGTCACCCTGTCCACCAGCTTGGAGCACCGAGTGTTTCTCAAGTACAACATCTTCGCCGACAGCTGGGAAGCCTTCCGGCGGTTCCCAGCCTTCGGGCATAACTTGTTGATCTCCTCTCTCTATCTGCCCAATAAAGCAGAGACCTGA